The Polyangiaceae bacterium genome window below encodes:
- a CDS encoding TIGR04053 family radical SAM/SPASM domain-containing protein: protein MRLAKNMFDEAPFMVFWEMTQACDLACRHCRACAVPDQNPLELRTDEAEQLLRDVREMGTMLFVLTGGDPAKRKDLVHLVRHGTQLGLRMALTPSATPLVTPDLLSALKDAGLARLAVSLDGVSNAAHDDFRRVLGSYRRTFEILETAKALGITTQINTTVTRFNVADLERMAKQITPLGIELWSIFLVVPTGRATEADVLDPDEVEGVLERLAVLTETAPFDIKTTAAPHFRRVLLQRKVKRSEIAGIADGIGRAPRGVNDGQGIAFVSHLGDVMPSGFLPIPCGNVRTQRIRDIYRDHPVFRSLREPDALSGKCGDCEFRKVCGGSRARAYAMEGDHLASDPACAYQPRQRRSEATDAIC, encoded by the coding sequence ATGCGCCTCGCAAAAAATATGTTCGATGAGGCCCCATTCATGGTGTTCTGGGAAATGACCCAGGCCTGTGATCTCGCATGTAGGCATTGCCGCGCGTGCGCCGTCCCCGATCAGAATCCGCTCGAGCTTCGTACGGACGAAGCGGAGCAGCTTCTTCGCGACGTTCGCGAAATGGGCACGATGCTCTTCGTGCTCACGGGCGGCGATCCTGCAAAACGCAAAGATCTCGTGCACTTGGTGCGTCATGGTACGCAATTGGGGCTCCGCATGGCGCTTACGCCGAGCGCCACGCCGCTCGTCACACCGGACCTGCTCTCGGCGCTCAAGGACGCAGGACTTGCGCGCCTCGCCGTGAGCCTCGATGGCGTGTCAAACGCCGCGCATGATGACTTTCGCCGTGTGCTCGGGTCCTACCGGCGCACGTTCGAGATTCTGGAGACGGCGAAAGCTCTGGGAATTACGACGCAAATCAACACCACGGTGACGCGCTTCAATGTCGCGGACCTGGAACGCATGGCCAAACAGATAACGCCGCTCGGCATCGAGCTGTGGAGCATTTTCTTGGTCGTGCCCACGGGACGAGCAACGGAAGCGGACGTGCTCGATCCGGACGAGGTGGAAGGCGTGCTCGAACGGCTTGCCGTGCTTACCGAAACGGCGCCGTTCGACATCAAAACGACGGCGGCTCCGCATTTTCGGCGAGTTCTGTTGCAGCGCAAGGTGAAGCGTTCGGAAATCGCTGGCATTGCAGATGGAATCGGTCGCGCTCCACGCGGCGTGAACGACGGCCAAGGCATTGCTTTCGTGTCGCATCTCGGAGACGTCATGCCGAGCGGTTTTTTGCCGATTCCGTGCGGCAATGTTCGCACGCAGCGCATTCGCGACATATATCGCGATCATCCCGTATTTCGCTCGCTTCGCGAGCCGGACGCGCTTTCTGGCAAATGCGGAGATTGCGAATTTCGGAAGGTATGCGGTGGTTCTCGCGCCCGGGCCTATGCCATGGAAGGCGACCATCTCGCGTCGGATCCTGCGTGCGCATATCAGCCGCGCCAGCGACGATCCGAGGCGACCGACGCGATTTGCTGA
- a CDS encoding sulfatase → MLKIDAQNAGFAHDAPEQDVAKASASASSASVRVQANAEAQASTMGGVRAVMFATFVFIVVNTATIALTLPLPVQGIRLRALHHLYDVGQHLAAGLLAAATVALWQKFGPRRSMWNHVALVVVSMGLAIPILRPDLHAFAHRTASLRWAGALLALLTTLGALGVVIAAEAGRRLGQTSRHLAWLGIGIGTIIFILNHRLLRRDYPGVHFFVALSGASLMAAAVASLRLPSWWARAVRAMPWILVTIIAGFTVVVWPGNVLLIEMLKVDGAVVAPWVARMYSARRGSASVPVAARAWYSDRSTLPPIPPTAPPLLGDKPVVVLISIDALRADIIQSKKYDARFPTFAKLRDQSIDFTMARANGTQTVYSLTTLFTGTYFSQQYWAIHPKVPATFPHEEPATRFPQFLADRGITTVSVTTSYLFNHAYGLLGGFSEEIQTEDKNITGRDPYARGVLMMNDIIKRLEKQGSEGLFLYSHLLDAHAPYDRAGTRGSEFDRYLAEVAYLDREIARLLTTLDKTGLASRCALIVTSDHGEAFGEHGSRTHGVSLYEELLRIPLFVRLPNVPPRKVDTPVTLIDLGPTILDLMGAPTPGSNMGQSLVPFLRGQSPVLNRPIVAETRLKKSLVTNDGFKIIVDDVSHTTEVYNLKTDPRELNNLYDGPGSPDAQRVELLRLFFDTHRIRRPGYVIPYRP, encoded by the coding sequence ATGCTGAAAATCGACGCGCAGAATGCAGGGTTTGCGCATGACGCGCCCGAGCAGGACGTTGCCAAGGCTTCAGCATCTGCGTCGAGCGCCTCCGTACGCGTGCAAGCCAATGCAGAAGCGCAGGCATCGACGATGGGTGGCGTGCGTGCCGTCATGTTTGCCACCTTCGTATTCATTGTCGTCAATACGGCGACCATTGCGTTGACGCTACCCTTGCCGGTGCAAGGCATTCGTCTGCGAGCGCTGCATCACCTTTACGATGTGGGCCAACACCTCGCCGCGGGCCTCTTGGCAGCGGCAACCGTTGCCTTGTGGCAAAAATTCGGGCCGCGCCGATCGATGTGGAACCATGTTGCATTGGTCGTCGTGTCGATGGGCCTTGCGATTCCCATTTTGCGCCCCGATCTGCATGCGTTTGCCCATCGAACTGCGTCCCTTCGATGGGCCGGTGCGCTGCTCGCATTGCTCACCACGCTCGGTGCATTGGGTGTCGTCATTGCTGCGGAAGCGGGACGGCGGCTCGGACAAACCTCTCGCCACCTCGCATGGCTCGGAATCGGCATTGGCACCATTATCTTCATCCTCAACCATCGGCTCTTACGTCGTGATTACCCCGGTGTTCACTTTTTTGTAGCGCTTTCCGGCGCGAGTTTGATGGCTGCTGCCGTCGCGTCCCTGCGATTGCCATCGTGGTGGGCGCGTGCCGTTCGCGCAATGCCGTGGATTTTGGTGACGATCATTGCGGGGTTTACCGTCGTCGTTTGGCCAGGCAATGTATTGCTCATTGAAATGCTCAAGGTCGACGGCGCCGTCGTTGCTCCTTGGGTGGCCAGGATGTATTCTGCCCGCCGCGGCAGCGCCAGCGTTCCCGTCGCTGCGCGAGCTTGGTATTCGGATCGATCGACGCTGCCTCCGATTCCGCCGACTGCACCGCCGCTGCTCGGGGACAAACCCGTCGTCGTACTCATTTCAATCGATGCGCTCCGAGCAGACATCATCCAGTCCAAGAAATACGACGCGCGTTTCCCCACGTTCGCCAAATTGCGGGACCAATCCATCGATTTTACCATGGCCCGCGCCAATGGTACACAAACGGTCTATTCTCTCACGACGCTCTTCACGGGAACGTACTTTTCCCAGCAATATTGGGCGATTCATCCCAAGGTTCCCGCTACATTTCCGCACGAAGAGCCGGCGACGCGATTTCCGCAATTCCTTGCGGACAGAGGCATCACCACGGTCAGTGTCACGACGTCGTATTTGTTCAACCACGCCTATGGTCTTCTTGGAGGTTTCTCCGAGGAAATCCAGACGGAGGACAAGAACATCACCGGCCGCGATCCTTATGCACGCGGCGTGCTCATGATGAACGATATCATCAAGCGCCTCGAAAAACAGGGCTCGGAAGGCTTATTTCTCTATTCTCATTTGCTCGATGCGCACGCGCCCTACGATCGCGCCGGTACGCGAGGTTCGGAATTCGATAGGTACCTCGCCGAGGTCGCCTATCTCGACCGAGAAATCGCTCGACTGCTGACGACACTCGACAAAACGGGCCTCGCTTCGCGCTGCGCGTTGATCGTGACGTCCGATCATGGCGAGGCATTCGGTGAACATGGCTCGAGGACGCATGGCGTCAGCCTTTATGAAGAATTACTTCGCATTCCTCTATTTGTCCGACTGCCGAATGTCCCGCCGCGCAAAGTCGATACGCCCGTCACATTGATCGACCTCGGTCCAACGATACTCGATCTCATGGGCGCACCCACGCCCGGTTCCAACATGGGTCAAAGCCTCGTCCCGTTTTTGCGTGGACAATCGCCCGTATTGAATCGACCCATCGTGGCCGAAACGCGCCTCAAAAAGTCGCTCGTCACGAATGACGGCTTCAAAATCATCGTCGACGACGTCTCGCACACGACCGAAGTATACAACTTGAAGACAGATCCGCGCGAGCTAAACAATTTATACGATGGTCCCGGATCTCCCGATGCTCAACGCGTTGAATTGTTGCGGCTTTTCTTCGACACGCACAGAATTCGCCGGCCCGGTTACGTCATTCCCTACAGGCCATGA
- a CDS encoding chemotaxis protein CheW, whose translation MSDAHAQEHLSRVLDERALRLARIPAEEKRRTLLYPAAILVVGKTLVGIAVNALREVQTAAPITPLPGLPEGMLGVAHVRGEVICVVDLSRWIGTEERGTGACLAVIEGPRGPLGLVADHCAGFRDVYEEDVVRDFAAASKVRLRHVRAMTRDLVAILDVPELLADPRLIVGAPAPRTPEGLS comes from the coding sequence ATGAGCGACGCACATGCACAGGAGCACCTTTCCAGGGTCCTCGACGAGCGCGCTCTCCGACTAGCGCGCATTCCGGCGGAGGAAAAACGCCGGACGCTGCTGTATCCCGCGGCCATTCTCGTGGTGGGAAAAACCCTCGTCGGCATTGCGGTGAACGCATTGCGCGAAGTGCAAACAGCGGCACCGATTACGCCATTACCAGGTTTGCCCGAAGGTATGCTGGGCGTCGCGCACGTGCGCGGCGAGGTGATTTGCGTCGTGGATCTTTCGCGTTGGATTGGGACCGAAGAGCGCGGCACGGGCGCATGTTTGGCCGTAATCGAAGGCCCGCGTGGTCCGCTGGGCCTCGTGGCCGACCATTGTGCAGGTTTTCGCGACGTCTACGAGGAAGATGTCGTGCGGGACTTTGCAGCAGCGTCAAAGGTGCGACTCCGCCACGTGCGTGCAATGACGCGCGACCTGGTTGCGATTTTGGACGTGCCGGAATTGCTTGCCGATCCGCGACTCATCGTCGGCGCCCCCGCACCTCGAACGCCGGAGGGTTTGTCATGA
- a CDS encoding response regulator: MTDTPHNDDIIEIFRYEVSEMLDALAGILERMETADVEARKREVHAAFRIMHTMKGAAGVAGVGSIATLAHAIENALGRFRDCGIVPSSDDIALLAETLPIIEGLAAGTLDDSASAPYVARFDAAYRNETRDDVDSRENAHERPPDTVARPSLTKDTGIVEPPVMDAFVRVDVQRLDRLLARVGDLLPLQVRFLSYIDEFERLFQSLGAESNESSFDAAELQRRAGMLLRRYAADARRFARSADDIVDTTKRVRMLPLATQASHWNRLVYEAARALGKRVDLDVDVGDIELDKRVFDVLRDPLFHILRNAVDHGIEPAMVRRAWSKPEHGRILISARVAGTMIDIEISDDGAGLDTVAIREHALRAGFITPEQAATFSLEQAAALIFRPGLSTAQSVSTISGRGVGLDAVRQTARDLGGSVDVIAPLLGGTTFRIRVPVTIALLRGLLVRIDNQRVVLPIEHVVHVRRARVDAVRHVGTMRILDTDHEPLRLHGLGTSNGREKGHGAETMTIVVASHGDMRVGLVVDEIIGEQQFIARSLPWNLKHVPGVSGVVILPDGTVSTVLDVPRLFDANDAIVEPMAIPRKMGAPSRIVVADDSMSIRTMMRNALEGAGYQVFLCADGHEAWETLTSREAELLVSDVHMPRVDGLELTRRVRADARLAHLPVVLVTSLDRKEDLVAGAAAGANEYIVKSQLDQTKLLEAVARLV; encoded by the coding sequence ATGACGGACACTCCACACAACGATGACATCATCGAGATTTTTCGGTACGAAGTCAGTGAAATGCTCGATGCGCTCGCGGGCATCCTGGAGCGCATGGAAACGGCGGATGTCGAAGCGCGTAAACGTGAGGTTCATGCGGCGTTTCGCATCATGCACACCATGAAAGGCGCCGCGGGCGTCGCTGGAGTCGGCTCCATTGCGACGCTGGCCCATGCCATCGAAAATGCGCTCGGTCGTTTTCGCGATTGCGGCATTGTTCCTTCGAGCGACGACATCGCGCTACTTGCCGAAACGTTACCCATCATCGAGGGGCTTGCCGCGGGAACGCTCGACGACAGCGCGAGTGCGCCATATGTTGCACGCTTCGATGCTGCGTATCGCAATGAAACGCGCGACGACGTCGACTCGCGCGAAAATGCGCACGAAAGGCCGCCTGACACCGTGGCGCGACCGTCCCTCACGAAGGATACGGGCATTGTCGAGCCGCCCGTCATGGATGCGTTCGTCCGTGTGGATGTTCAACGCCTCGATCGATTGCTTGCACGAGTGGGCGACCTGTTGCCATTGCAGGTGCGCTTTTTGAGCTACATCGACGAATTCGAGAGGCTGTTTCAATCGCTCGGCGCCGAATCAAATGAATCGTCGTTCGACGCCGCCGAGCTTCAGCGCCGCGCCGGAATGCTCTTGCGCCGGTATGCTGCCGATGCGCGCAGATTTGCTCGATCCGCCGACGACATCGTGGATACGACGAAACGAGTGCGCATGCTCCCGCTCGCGACCCAAGCATCGCATTGGAATCGATTGGTGTACGAAGCTGCGCGTGCGCTCGGCAAACGCGTCGACCTGGACGTCGACGTCGGCGACATCGAGCTCGACAAGCGTGTTTTCGATGTTCTTCGCGACCCCTTGTTTCACATTCTTCGCAACGCCGTGGATCACGGAATCGAGCCGGCGATGGTGAGACGAGCCTGGAGCAAACCCGAACACGGGCGGATTTTGATATCGGCGCGTGTCGCGGGAACCATGATCGACATAGAAATCAGCGACGACGGCGCAGGACTCGATACGGTTGCCATTCGTGAACATGCTTTGCGGGCCGGGTTCATCACGCCCGAACAAGCCGCCACGTTTTCACTCGAGCAAGCTGCGGCGTTGATTTTCCGCCCCGGGCTCTCGACCGCGCAATCCGTCAGCACCATCAGCGGACGCGGCGTCGGGCTCGATGCCGTGCGACAAACCGCTCGTGATCTTGGCGGCAGCGTCGATGTCATTGCGCCCCTGCTCGGAGGCACGACCTTTCGTATTCGCGTGCCCGTGACCATTGCACTGCTGCGAGGGCTCCTCGTTCGTATCGACAACCAGCGCGTGGTATTGCCCATTGAACACGTCGTGCACGTACGACGCGCGCGTGTCGATGCCGTTCGACACGTCGGCACGATGCGCATTCTCGACACGGATCACGAACCGCTGCGGTTGCATGGATTGGGAACGTCGAATGGGCGTGAAAAAGGGCATGGCGCCGAAACCATGACGATCGTCGTAGCCTCGCACGGCGACATGCGCGTCGGCCTCGTCGTCGACGAAATCATTGGCGAACAACAATTCATTGCGCGTTCGCTCCCGTGGAACCTGAAGCATGTTCCCGGCGTCAGCGGCGTCGTCATTCTCCCAGACGGCACCGTATCGACGGTCCTCGATGTCCCGCGGCTTTTCGATGCAAACGACGCCATCGTCGAGCCCATGGCCATACCCCGCAAAATGGGCGCGCCATCGCGTATCGTCGTCGCCGATGATTCGATGTCCATTCGAACGATGATGCGTAATGCCCTCGAAGGTGCAGGATATCAAGTATTCCTTTGCGCCGACGGACATGAAGCTTGGGAGACGTTGACATCGCGTGAAGCCGAATTGCTCGTTTCCGACGTCCATATGCCTCGCGTCGACGGCCTGGAGCTCACGCGACGTGTTCGAGCGGACGCACGTTTGGCGCATCTCCCGGTCGTTCTCGTCACGAGTCTCGATCGCAAGGAGGATCTCGTTGCCGGTGCTGCTGCCGGGGCAAACGAATACATCGTCAAATCGCAGCTCGATCAAACCAAGCTGCTGGAGGCCGTAGCGCGATTGGTTTGA